A single genomic interval of Bos indicus isolate NIAB-ARS_2022 breed Sahiwal x Tharparkar chromosome 5, NIAB-ARS_B.indTharparkar_mat_pri_1.0, whole genome shotgun sequence harbors:
- the YAF2 gene encoding YY1-associated factor 2 isoform X2, whose product MGDKKSPTRPKRQPKPSSDEGYWDCSVCTFRNSAEAFKCMMCDVRKGTSTRDSKEGGKLVSYSTASLGVRGTLRNRVGGGSSEEKKQAEYLAPGRRRNIVHRGVGPGQRSGPSLKEV is encoded by the exons ATGGGAGACAAGAAGAGCCCCACCAG GCCGAAGCGGCAGCCGAAGCCGTCCTCGGATGAGGGTTACTGGGACTGTAGCGTCTGCACCTTCCGGAACAGCGCCGAGGCCTTCAAGTGCATGATGTGCGATGTGCGGAAGGGCACCTCCACCCG GGACAGCAAGGAAGGGGGGAAGCTGGTGTCCTACTCCACAGCCAGTCTTGGGGTTAGAGGAACCCTGAGAAATAGAGTAGGTGGTGGCAGCTCAGAAGAGAAGAAACAGGCCGAATACCTGGCACCTGGAAGAAGAAGGAATATAGTGCACAGGGGAGTTGGCCCGGGACAGAGAAGTGGGCCTAGTTTAAAAGAGGTTTGA